The following proteins are co-located in the Polymorphospora rubra genome:
- a CDS encoding DUF4352 domain-containing protein → MAVVLLCCCVGVAVSALFWGRDFYDDARDRGGRTVGLNQPARDGDLEFRVIGLECGIGRIGDLFVNQSAVGQFCLVDLVVRNVGDRPATFSDNLQKAYGPTDKQFGADSGAGALANIDQQVFPDQLNPGNQVTGVVVYDIPPDARIVRLRLHSAKGSPGVTVRTE, encoded by the coding sequence GTGGCCGTCGTACTGCTCTGCTGCTGCGTCGGGGTGGCGGTGAGCGCCCTGTTCTGGGGACGCGACTTCTATGACGATGCGCGCGACCGCGGTGGCCGTACCGTCGGGCTTAACCAGCCGGCCCGCGATGGCGACCTGGAGTTCCGGGTGATCGGTCTCGAGTGCGGCATCGGCCGCATCGGCGACCTGTTCGTCAACCAGAGCGCCGTCGGCCAGTTCTGCCTGGTCGACCTGGTGGTACGCAACGTCGGCGACCGCCCGGCGACGTTCTCCGACAACCTCCAGAAGGCGTACGGCCCGACGGACAAGCAGTTCGGCGCGGACAGTGGTGCCGGGGCGCTCGCCAACATCGACCAGCAGGTCTTCCCCGATCAGCTCAATCCCGGCAACCAGGTCACCGGCGTGGTCGTCTACGACATCCCGCCGGATGCCCGGATCGTCCGCCTCCGGCTGCACAGCGCGAAAGGCTCGCCCGGGGTGACCGTCCGTACCGAGTGA